The proteins below come from a single Vitis vinifera cultivar Pinot Noir 40024 chromosome 9, ASM3070453v1 genomic window:
- the LOC100242970 gene encoding pyridoxal 5'-phosphate synthase-like subunit PDX1.2: MAEEGVVTVYGSGAITDPAKTSFSIKAGMAQMLRGGAIFEVMNLDQAKIAEEAGACAVIVSESVSKGISRLIDPAVIKEIKRRVAIPVIARARVGHFVEAQILEAIGVDYIDESELSVADEDNFINKHNFRTPFVCGCRDLGEALRRVREGAVMIRIQGDLSGSGNVAETVRNVRKVMGDIRVLTNMDDDEVFAFSKKIGAAYDVVAQTKEMARLPVLHFAAGGIVTPADAALMMQLGCDGVLVGSKIFGSADPYKRVRAIVQAVRHYNDAQVLAESCSELDVAVADLRIVEE, encoded by the coding sequence ATGGCTGAAGAAGGCGTGGTTACGGTCTACGGAAGCGGCGCCATCACCGACCCTGCCAAGACCTCCTTCTCCATCAAGGCTGGAATGGCCCAGATGCTCCGCGGCGGTGCCATTTTCGAAGTCATGAATCTGGATCAAGCCAAGATCGCTGAGGAAGCCGGAGCTTGTGCCGTCATCGTATCGGAATCGGTTTCCAAGGGCATATCGAGGCTGATTGATCCCGCTGTGATCAAGGAAATCAAGCGGAGAGTCGCAATTCCGGTGATTGCGAGAGCGCGGGTTGGGCATTTCGTGGAAGCGCAGATCTTGGAGGCCATTGGCGTGGACTATATTGATGAGAGTGAACTGTCCGTTGCTGATGAAGATAACTTCATTAATAAGCATAATTTTCGAACTCCGTTTGTCTGCGGCTGTCGGGATCTTGGTGAAGCGCTTAGGAGGGTGAGGGAAGGGGCTGTGATGATCCGGATTCAGGGGGATTTGTCTGGGTCCGGGAACGTTGCTGAGACGGTTCGGAATGTGAGGAAAGTGATGGGGGATATAAGAGTGCTAACGAACATGGATGATGACGAAGTCTTCGCATTTTCGAAGAAGATAGGTGCAGCTTATGATGTTGTGGCCCAGACCAAGGAAATGGCCAGGCTTCCGGTTCTGCATTTTGCAGCCGGAGGCATCGTCACCCCTGCTGATGCCGCTCTGATGATGCAGTTGGGGTGCGATGGAGTGCTTGTGGGTTCCAAAATTTTTGGCTCTGCGGATCCTTATAAGCGAGTTCGGGCAATTGTTCAGGCTGTTAGGCACTACAACGATGCGCAGGTGTTGGCAGAGAGTTGCTCTGAATTGGATGTGGCAGTGGCGGACCTCAGAATCGTTGAGGAGTAG